One segment of Phycisphaerae bacterium DNA contains the following:
- a CDS encoding metal ABC transporter permease: MGEFFEAVGKHDFVRFALVTGVLTSVACGIVGTYVVTRRITYIAASISHCVLGGMGAAGYCRAVYGWQFCHPLAGALVAALVAALIIGWVTLRAKQREDTVIGAIWAIGMAIGILFIAKTPGYSEDLMSYLFGNILMVSGQDLWLIAGLDIVVVLMGLLFYNKFLAVCFDEEFARLRGIRVEFYYLLLLCLTALTVVVLIKVVGIIMVIALLTLPVAVAGQFSRTLLEMMGLSALLSVVLTTGGLAISYGPSLPTGATTIVLAGAVYLLALAGGGVVRRVRRS; this comes from the coding sequence ATGGGCGAGTTCTTCGAGGCCGTCGGCAAGCACGATTTCGTCCGCTTCGCGCTGGTCACGGGCGTGCTGACCAGTGTCGCCTGCGGGATCGTCGGGACCTATGTGGTGACGCGGCGGATTACGTACATCGCCGCGAGCATCTCCCACTGCGTCCTTGGGGGCATGGGTGCGGCGGGCTATTGCCGGGCCGTGTACGGCTGGCAGTTCTGTCATCCACTCGCCGGGGCCCTCGTCGCCGCGCTCGTCGCAGCGTTGATCATCGGCTGGGTCACGCTCCGCGCGAAACAGCGCGAGGACACGGTCATCGGGGCGATCTGGGCGATCGGCATGGCCATCGGCATCCTCTTCATCGCCAAGACACCGGGCTACAGCGAAGACCTGATGAGCTATCTCTTCGGCAATATCCTCATGGTCTCCGGCCAGGACCTCTGGCTCATCGCCGGGCTCGACATCGTCGTCGTGCTCATGGGCCTCTTGTTTTACAACAAGTTCCTCGCCGTCTGCTTCGACGAGGAGTTCGCCCGGCTGCGGGGGATTCGCGTCGAGTTCTACTACCTGCTCCTGCTCTGCCTGACGGCCCTGACGGTCGTGGTTCTTATCAAGGTCGTCGGCATCATCATGGTCATCGCGCTGCTCACGCTTCCGGTCGCCGTCGCGGGGCAGTTCTCGCGGACGCTCCTGGAGATGATGGGCCTCTCCGCACTGCTGAGCGTCGTTCTGACGACCGGCGGTCTGGCGATCAGCTACGGCCCCAGTCTTCCGACGGGGGCGACGACGATCGTGCTGGCGGGGGCGGTTTATCTGCTGGCGCTGGCGGGTGGGGGAGTCGTTCGGCGCGTGCGACGGAGTTGA
- a CDS encoding ABC transporter ATP-binding protein: MMKVPATERPTSDSASPASRANGRSIIEFEDVSFAYEREPVLKDVTIRIAERDFVSIVGPNAGGKTTLLKLILGLLTPSRGTLRVFGVTPERARPRVGYMPQYAQLDPQFPVSVLDVVLMGRLGMGRIFGPYGAADRRVAQRVLAEVGLADMGRRPFSMLSGGQRQRVLIARALACEPDLLLLDEPTSNLDIGIQDDFYELLRHLSERLTVILVSHDVGFVSKLVRTVVCVNRTVSVHCATELGGDAIVALYGRDVHMVHHDHDCRHEGGHS; this comes from the coding sequence CCCCGCGACAGAACGGCCCACATCGGACTCCGCCTCGCCGGCGAGCCGGGCGAACGGGCGATCGATCATCGAGTTCGAGGACGTCTCTTTTGCGTACGAGCGGGAACCCGTCCTGAAGGACGTGACGATCCGTATCGCCGAAAGGGACTTCGTGTCCATCGTGGGACCGAATGCCGGGGGGAAGACGACGCTGCTCAAGTTGATTCTCGGTTTGCTCACCCCGTCGCGCGGGACGCTTCGCGTCTTCGGCGTGACGCCCGAACGGGCGCGACCGCGCGTCGGGTACATGCCGCAATACGCGCAGCTCGATCCGCAGTTCCCGGTCAGCGTGCTGGACGTCGTTCTCATGGGACGCCTGGGCATGGGACGAATCTTCGGGCCGTATGGTGCCGCGGATCGGCGCGTGGCCCAGCGCGTCCTGGCGGAGGTCGGACTCGCCGACATGGGCCGCCGGCCGTTTTCCATGCTGTCCGGCGGCCAACGCCAGCGCGTGCTCATTGCCCGTGCGCTGGCCTGCGAGCCGGACCTGCTCCTGCTCGATGAACCCACTTCCAACCTCGACATCGGTATCCAGGACGATTTTTACGAACTCCTGCGCCATCTTAGCGAGCGCCTGACCGTCATACTGGTGTCGCACGACGTGGGATTCGTCTCCAAGCTGGTCCGAACGGTCGTGTGCGTGAACCGTACCGTTTCGGTGCACTGCGCGACCGAACTGGGCGGCGACGCGATCGTCGCGCTGTACGGCCGCGATGTGCATATGGTCCACCACGATCACGATTGCCGCCACGAAGGGGGCCACTCCTGA